The following proteins are co-located in the Acinetobacter sp. NCu2D-2 genome:
- a CDS encoding succinate dehydrogenase iron-sulfur subunit, protein MSRGTRTFNIYRYDPDKDKAPYMQTFKLELTDKHRMLLDALLALKVQDESLTFRRSCREGICGSDGVNINGKNGLACLWNLNDLPEVITIRPLPGLPVIKDLVVDMNQFYDQYNKIHPFLINNQPAPPKERLQSPEDREHLNGLYECILCACCSTSCPSFWWNPDKFLGPSALLNAYRFIIDSRDTSTQERLARLDDPFSLFRCKGIMNCVSVCPKGLNPTKAIGHIRNMLLDMAG, encoded by the coding sequence ATGAGTAGAGGTACTCGTACATTTAATATCTACCGCTACGATCCTGATAAGGATAAAGCACCGTACATGCAAACTTTTAAACTTGAATTGACTGACAAGCATCGTATGTTGCTTGACGCTCTTCTTGCGTTAAAAGTACAAGACGAATCTTTGACATTCCGTCGTTCATGTCGTGAAGGTATTTGTGGTTCTGATGGTGTAAACATCAATGGTAAAAATGGTTTGGCGTGTCTTTGGAACCTAAACGATTTACCAGAAGTGATTACTATTCGTCCGCTTCCAGGTCTTCCAGTGATTAAAGACTTGGTTGTAGATATGAATCAGTTCTACGATCAGTACAATAAAATCCATCCGTTCCTAATCAATAATCAGCCTGCGCCTCCTAAAGAGCGTCTGCAGTCTCCTGAAGATCGTGAACACTTGAATGGTTTGTACGAATGTATTCTTTGTGCATGTTGTTCAACTTCATGCCCATCATTCTGGTGGAACCCAGACAAGTTCTTGGGTCCTTCAGCATTGTTGAATGCATACCGTTTCATCATTGACTCTCGTGATACTTCAACTCAAGAGCGTTTGGCTCGTCTTGACGACCCATTCTCGCTTTTCCGTTGTAAAGGTATCATGAACTGTGTATCAGTATGTCCTAAAGGCTTGAACCCTACAAAAGCAATCGGTCACATCCGTAATATGCTTCTTGATATGGCTGGCTAA